A stretch of Oncorhynchus mykiss isolate Arlee chromosome 12, USDA_OmykA_1.1, whole genome shotgun sequence DNA encodes these proteins:
- the LOC110539140 gene encoding class A basic helix-loop-helix protein 9-like, whose translation MSCSSLARLEEFSEEELELSMLGQGENDEVSDDSPVGPLQDSEGSASSPPSDDTEGGQSKKRSRPVRSKARRVAANVRERKRILDYNQAFNALRVALNHDLSGKRLSKISTLQRAINRISALSVFLSSNPLSKPCSHRECHRPAGRSLAVGTVGTSRLDPPRVTVAHRLESQNYVSCNHTSLPHQIQPQQGTHPHRLPTETHLYIDSLGSSCPPSPDYPCYPAKGQLYPSRGHCGTGNPLEQPPSPIRYTQVGEGLGYQTRGWASCAQGYIDAFMESSPALGLPWQVSHIQETAGPQHSLPLL comes from the coding sequence ATGAGCTGCAGCAGTCTGGCAAGGTTAGAGGAATTTTCAGAGGAGGAGCTGGAGCTGAGCATGCTAGGTCAGGGAGAGAATGATGAGGTGAGCGACGACAGCCCCGTGGGCCCCTTGCAGGACAGCGAGGGCTCGGCCAGCAGCCCTCCCAGCGATGACACTGAGGGGGGCCAGTCCAAGAAGCGTAGCCGCCCGGTCCGCTCCAAGGCCCGCCGTGTGGCCGCCAACGTACGTGAACGCAAAcgcatcctggactacaaccaggCCTTCAACGCTCTGCGTGTGGCACTCAACCACGACCTCAGCGGCAAGCGGCTCTCCAAGATTTCCACCCTGCAGAGGGCCATCAACCGCATCTCagccctctctgtcttcctcagcTCCAACCCCCTCAGTAAGCCTTGCTCCCACCGGGAGTGCCACAGGCCAGCTGGGAGGTCATTGGCGGTGGGAACGGTGGGGACGTCACGGCTGGACCCGCCCAGGGTGACAGTTGCTCATCGCCTGGAGTCCCAGAACTACGTCTCCTGTAACCACACATCACTCCCCCATCAGATCCAGCCTCAGCAGGGAACCCACCCTCACAGGCTGCCAACAGAGACACACCTCTACATTGACAGCTTGGGCTCCTCATGCCCCCCCTCGCCAGACTACCCCTGCTATCCTGCCAAGGGCCAGTTGTACCCCTCACGCGGACACTGTGGGACAGGGAACCCCTTGGAGCAGCCACCAAGCCCTATTAGGTACACCCAGGTGGGCGAAGGGCTGGGGTACCAGACTAGGGGGTGGGCCTCCTGCGCCCAGGGCTACATTGATGCCTTTATGGAGTCGTCTCCAGCCCTGGGCCTCCCCTGGCAGGTGAGCCACATCCAGGAGACAGCAGGCCCCCAGCACAGCCTGCCCCTACTCTGA